One Loxodonta africana isolate mLoxAfr1 chromosome 15, mLoxAfr1.hap2, whole genome shotgun sequence genomic window carries:
- the LOC100664891 gene encoding olfactory receptor 8B8-like yields MGNCGSTSSMTLLSCFHRFHWRRMDIGNSSLVTEFILVGLTEHSKIQLPLFFLFLGIYIVTVAGNLGFITLIGLNAHLHTPMYYFLFNLSFTDLCYSSVITPKLLVNFVSKMNIISYAGCMTQLFFYCFFVSAECYVLTVMAYDRYVAICKPLLYTVTMSPQVCSLLAVIVYVGAFIAAWAHTGCMLRLTFCDANTINHYMCDILPLLELSCTSTHINELIVFAVVGFNVAVPCLNIIVSYAYILSSILHIHSREGRAKAFSTCSSHVIVVCVFFGSGAFMYLHPSSVLSMDQGKVSTVFYTIVVPMLNPLIYSFRNKEVKIALKKSFSRKTFS; encoded by the coding sequence ATGGGAAATTGTGGTTCCACCTCAAGTATGACTCTACTTTCCTGTTTTCATAGATTCCACTGGAGGAGAATGGATATTGGAAACAGTTCATTAGTAACTGAGTTTATCCTTGTAGGTTTAACAGAACACTCAAAGATCCAACTccccctcttcttcctcttcctaggAATCTACATTGTCACTGTGGCAGGTAACCTGGGATTTATCACTCTAATTGGCCTGAATGCTCACCTTCATACCCCTATGTACTACTTCCTCTTTAATTTATCCTTCACTGATCTCTGTTACTCTTCTGTCATCACCCCAAAACTGCTGGTAAACTTTGTGTCGAAGATGAACATCATCTCCTACGCAGGATGCATGACTCAGCTCTTTTTCTACTGCTTCTTTGTGAGTGCAGAGTGCTATGTGTTGACAGtgatggcctatgatcgctatgtggccatctgcaaaccTCTGCTGTACACGGTCACAATGTCCCCTCAAGTCTGTTCTCTGTTGGCTGTGATTGTATATGTGGGAGCATTTATTGCTGCCTGGGCCCACACAGGATGCATGCTGAGGCTGACCTTCTGCGATGCCAACACAATCAACCACTACATGTGTGACATCCTCCCCCTCTTGGAGCTCTCCTGCACCAGCACTCACATCAATGAACTGATTGTTTTCGCTGTTGTGGGCTTTAATGTTGCTGTGCCCTGCCTCAACATCATTGTCTCTTATGCTTACATTCTCTCCAGCATTCTCCACATTCACTCCAGGGAAGGAAGGGCCAAGGCTTTCAGCACTTGTAGCTCACATGTAATTGTTGTTTGTGTTTTCTTTGGATCAGGGGCATTCATGTACCTCCATCCTTCTTCTGTTTTGTCCATGGACCAGGGGAAAGTGTCCACCGTGTTCTATACCATTGTTGTGCCCATGCTCAATCCTCTGATATACAGCTTCAGGAACAAGGAGGTTAAAATTGCCCTGAAGAAAAGTTTCAGTAGAAAAACATTTTCCTGA